One Leishmania panamensis strain MHOM/PA/94/PSC-1 chromosome 24 sequence genomic region harbors:
- a CDS encoding hypothetical protein (TriTrypDB/GeneDB-style sysID: LpmP.24.0570), with the protein MALVEPLVGHLLSKYKETVLEGLSKIRQILQAGGEQANELAVVMSQREEALQALRATLLRQEYFVPTLQTLTVVLTQLVERGNRVALAREVLRGDCAALFRKTLATLSDATLTHVTAALQFLTVAVRDAPLLVLARLRSPADSHSAPAPVHGASMVPLAPVGTQRRADVPLHLAVFRLQLTYNQRRIRLTRLGFLVELLTSPMHNAVVDTICSHGILTHLLEDAAELLREGTSAGTACALSALRVVRELFVQSRHITAEQKRRVLLGQRNVFRLLVRALEFDPVADNATAILYAIVDETIESPADYASTRVESLEDQGMPNYLLFFLLRQLRPKTSERMSRLALHVLQRAPDLLRPYFIRISGHLSEEGNSHGVAPTTSRVAVLNLMTRIFLCPMPYHLAAKQVRLVSVVAKTSTFYTMCPRDVTDEICPAWVAEYVHRLINGSTNLLMLTLAMQLTQAALMRAKRVLPLVLAVQIAAKAKKTSAAGDAAAGDAAAGSSARETVFSLPSPRNFTEADLDILQGRDDAEAEVWDAYNAQVLHHLQAALPSREEFWHRMTQQLHRTLTAAASASTSSTTSPSADAIDAILVKTHVTVQRMLLLMKNYVDVFDVRVPWLSAVPTFLPDLSRSAVSNNRSAHGSIAVKGAKGNGTAVAESVHPITAALQQQNDILKPWPAASVALLCELLTASQRRRVPMMKMHHINISQRVGIGEWPLLLSVLLWVAHHQPHTPPRPESMEAAQEARAIGWAAQLLLWTAHSVTIHSTCTMAESHLWLSCLTPNTVPVFLHVLNHLLMRSLSKAADRVTLELQDAPHGVLAAAAQHFIDRTREKQQQKGSTRGVEDEGEDEQQVQQQLRRPKKSRAECANKSSGDNNRSSSSSKSSSNLWGTHLQASLAEFESVLARVVQLWERRVCLLAQGAAAMTPELDMPRVTQQQCIDVLVLADRQRGFTKTPLRYGSISESAHLRTFAFTLQSPVLPLPEEEAAMTLLSRLSKAISSVLPLGKEEQDSTRKHTPMNFSLVEDVCAALGIKDSLTTCSEEATSPTPPWFSMSSVCWQTTGMLLSLTHSSGTTPSSRSRGTAETARTLSLRLTRELLTDEAALTAHLRANADREGSLTGLLVLMLACTRTLLQLTALSSTEQQNPRLSPDECAALGRVCLDVYNGTLGVQDRLLYAICLTLHYLSATHDVAHPAAAAAGAATATMEERDDEAAARQQGKKHRAAAAKHLSPHHHEGAEVPDALVQRRFLLCGHTACAARTPELEMLSWHLDTLTEEDMTGMALHASSRLHNAIHVEDGSSANGATDWLGAVFPELRSAGDAHVADLERLSMGNVLDLRYIVPLLHRVAAMPAIFWVHLSTGRVIPLLLKALTSIDAQLRSAAAAALSTLYIPKGALRVVVSVARMKLTQAQMTPSSHGTGRQLHQLPQPHHASSAAAVPRLPTPLATMLIMSIRPLGHYDDILHHHLVHFLMKLESALDTPLPFAHWAITPPLAAISVPLMLERQEALQLHTNKLGGGSDKRSGDVTQASVADVAQKLRKEIPPQLAFLLQLLRHACEVPEDGAAVIESNGLDGLMLLCDMLTASDGQRALYVQCLLVLCTQSAALTHMFTRSGHVLAWTVSFLWQLCREYGKSTPHPYSGPTFTTALELLRVICAATVQSTTSFVDTLGLGGAVAEQLPESVRQLRAWVVDAHVTARDVLDVFDEIIARCSDAVHGQHSSATKVDDTNSTEGAAKAKETRASSLEPPSQSSSLPSFEKRRRDAASWRGKCNPPKRMRAESTT; encoded by the coding sequence ATGGCGCTGGTAGAGCCGCTAGTTGGGCATCTCCTCTCCAAGTACAAGGAAACTGTGCTGGAGGGACTCTCAAAGATTCGCCAAATCCTGCAGGCCGGCGGCGAGCAAGCGAATGAGCTGGCCGTAGTCATGTCtcagcgagaagaagcgctgcAAGCGCTCCGAGCAACTCTCCTCCGTCAGGAGTACTTTGTGCCGACACTGCAGACGCTGACGGTGGTATTGACTCAGTTGGTCGAGCGAGGCAACCGCGTCGCCCTCGCGCGCGAGGTCCTGCGCGGGGACTGCGCGGCGCTATTCCGCAAGACACTTGCCACGCTCTCCGATGCCACCCTTACCCACGTAACCGCTGCATTACAGTTCCTGACAGTAGCCGTGAGGGACGCACCACTGCTCGTGCTAGCGCGCCTGCGCAGTCCTGCCGATAGCCACTCTGCACCTGCACCCGTGCACGGTGCCTCGATGGTCCCGCTCGCACCAGTtggcacgcagcgccgtgccgaCGTCCCATTGCACCTCGCCGTCTTTCGCCTACAGCTGACCTACAATCAACGCCGCATTCGCCTCACGCGGCTCGGCTTCCTGGTGGAGCTTCTCACGTCACCGATGCACAACGCCGTCGTAGACACTATCTGCAGCCACGGCATCCTGACGCACCTCCTCGAGGACGCTGCTGAGCTTTTGCGCGAAGGCACAAGTGCGGGGACGGCGTGTGCTCTCAGCGCCCTGCGAGTTGTTCGCGAGCTCTTCGTGCAAAGCCGCCACATCACGGcggagcagaagcgccgcGTCTTGCTGGGGCAGCGCAACGTTTTCCGGTTGCTTGTGCGGGCGCTGGAATTCGACCCTGTGGCAGACAACGCCACAGCCATTTTGTATGCCATCGTCGACGAGACTATTGAGTCACCAGCTGACTACGCCAGCACGCGAGTGGAGTCCCTCGAGGATCAGGGCATGCCTAACtacctcctcttcttcctgctgcgccagctgcggcCCAAGACAAGCGAGCGCATGTCGCGGCTTGCGCTGCACGTTCTCCAGCGCGCCCCAGACCTTCTCCGGCCCTACTTCATTCGGATCTCCGGTCACCTCTCAGAGGAAGGCAACTCGCACGGTGTGGCGCCGACGACGTCGCGAGTCGCAGTTCTCAATCTCATGACGCGCATATTTCTGTGCCCAATGCCGTACCACCTCGCTGCAAAGCAGGTGCGGCTGGTGTCGGTTGTGGCCAAGACGTCCACCTTCTACACCATGTGCCCCCGTGACGTGACGGACGAAATTTGCCCTGCGTGGGTCGCTGAGTATGTACATCGCCTCATCAATGGCTCTACAAACCTGCTGATGCTCACGCTGGCCATGCAGCTGACACAGGCGGCGCTGATGCGAGCAAAGCGTGTGCTGCCTCTCGTGCTCGCGGTTCAAATCGCCGcgaaagcaaagaaaacaaGCGCTGCTGGGGACGCAGCTGCCGGGGACGCAGCTGCCGGCAGTAGCGCCAGAGAGACAGTATTCTCGCTGCCTAGCCCGCGCAACTTCACCGAGGCGGATCTCGACATTCTGCAGGGCCGAGACGacgccgaggcggaggtgtggGACGCGTACAACGCCCAGGTACTTCACCacctgcaggcggcgctgccaagCCGTGAAGAGTTTTGGCATCGCATGAcacagcagctccaccgcacTCTCACTGCCGCGGCCTCGGCCTCCACGTCGTCAACGACATCGCCTTCAGCTGATGCCATTGACGCGATCCTCGTGAAGACGCATGTCACGGTGCAGCGTATGCTGCTCCTCATGAAGAATTATGTTGATGTCTttgacgtgcgtgtgccgtgGCTGAGCGCCGTGCCGACGTTTCTACCTGACCTTTCTCGCAGTGCCGTTAGCAACAACCGTAGTGCTCACGGCTCCATCGCTGTCAAGGGCGCAAAGGGGAACGGTACGGCGGTCGCTGAGTCGGTACACCCCATCACGGCTGCCCTGCAGCAACAGAACGACATACTCAAGCCGTGGCCAGCTGCGAGTGTAGCACTCCTGTGTGAGCTTCTCACAGCAagccagcggcgccgggTCCCCATGATGAAGATGCACCACATCAATATCTCTCAGAGAGTCGGTATCGGCGAGTGGCCGTTGCTGCTCAGCGTACTCCTGTGGGTGGCGCACCATCAGCCGCACACCCCACCGCGGCCGGAGAGCATGGAGGCCGCGCAGGAAGCGCGAGCGATAGGGTGGGCAGcccagctgctgttgtggaCCGCGCACAGTGTCACCATCCACTCCACCTGTACGATGGCCGAATCCCATCTGTGGCTCTCCTGCTTGACACCCAACACAGTGCCCGTCTTCCTGCACGTTCTCAACCATCTCTTGATGCGCAGTCTGTCGAAGGCAGCTGATCGCGTGACGCTTGAGCTACAAGACGCGCCGCACGGCGTTTTGGCGGCCGCCGCCCAGCATTTTATTGATCGCacgagggagaagcagcagcagaagggtAGCACCCGTGGCGTTGAGGATGAGGGCGAGgacgagcagcaggtgcagcagcagctgagaaGGCCGAAGAAGTCAAGGGCAGAGTGTGCGAATAAAAGCAGTGGCGATAATAatagaagcagcagcagcagcaagagcagctcCAACCTGTGGGGTACCCACCTGCAAGCTTCCCTTGCCGAGTTCGAGAGCGTCTTGGCCCGCGTCGTGCAGCTGTGGGaaaggcgcgtgtgcctcctGGCACAGGGCGCCGCGGCCATGACGCCGGAACTGGATATGCCGCgggtgacgcagcagcagtgcatcgACGTACTGGTGCTTGCTGACCGGCAGCGGGGCTTTACAAAGACACCACTCCGCTATGGGTCGATATCAGAGTCGGCACACCTTCGCACCTTTGCGTTCACTCTGCAAAGCCCTGTGCTGCCACTTccagaagaagaagcggcgaTGACCTTGCTGAGTCGGCTGAGCAAAGCTATATCCTCAGTATTGCCGCTGGGCAAGGAAGAACAAGATAGTACCAGAAAACATACGCCAATGAACTTCAGTCTTGTGGAGGATGTCTGTGCGGCACTCGGCATTAAGGACTCCCTTACTACCTGCAGCGAGGAGGCAacgtcgccgacgccgccatgGTTTTCGATGAGCTCGGTCTGCTGGCAGACTACGGGGATGCTTCTGTCTCTTACCCACAGTAGTGGCACCACGCCGTCGTCCCGTAGCCGGGGCACAGCCGAGACAGCGCGCACACTTTCCTTGAGACTTACACGAGAACTCCTGACCGACGAAGCGGCGCTAACAGCGCACCTGAGAGCCAACGCGGATCGCGAAGGATCGCTCACTGGCCTCCTAGTCCTCATGCTCGCCTGTACTCGCACACTGTTGCAGCTCACCGCACTATCCAgcacagagcagcagaatcctcgcctctcccctgACGAGTGTGCAGCGCTAGGGCGCGTGTGCCTTGACGTGTACAATGGCACTCTTGGGGTGCAGGATCGACTTCTCTACGCTATTTGCCTGACGCTTCACTACCTGAGCGCTACGCACGACGTCGCGcaccccgctgccgctgctgctggtgctgccactgcgacCATGGAGGAACGCGACGATGAGGCTGCAGCAAGGCAACAAGGAAAGAAGCacagggcggcagcagccaagCATCTCTCACCTCACCATCACGAAGGTGCCGAGGTGCCGGACGCGCTCGTGCAGcgtcgctttcttctctgtggcCACACCGCGtgcgccgcacgcacaccagaGTTAGAGATGCTCTCTTGGCACCTCGACAcgctgacggaggaggacatgACCGGCATGGCCCTGCACGCTTCCTCACGCCTGCACAACGCCATTCACGTTGaggacggcagcagtgccaatGGTGCAACCGACTGGCTCGGTGCCGTCTTTCCTGAGCTGCGGTCCGCCGGAGACGCGCACGTAGCCGACCTCGAGCGGCTGTCGATGGGCAATGTGTTGGACCTGCGCTACATAgtgcctctgctgcaccGTGTGGCTGCCATGCCAGCGATTTTTTGGGTTCACTTGTCAACAGGACGAGTGATACCATTGCTGCTGAAAGCGCTCACATCCATTGACGCACAGCTccgctccgccgcggccgcagcaCTAAGCACACTGTATATACCGAAAGGAGCCCTGCGAGTGGTGGTGAGCGTCGCGCGTATGAAACTGACCCAGGCGCAGAtgaccccctcctcccacggCACAGGGAGACAGTTGCACCAGCTTCCGCAGCCACACCACGCATCGtcagccgctgcagtgccgcgtcTTCCCACACCTCTGGCAACTATGCTGATCATGTCGATCCGCCCGCTGGGTCACTACGATGACAtactgcaccaccaccttgtGCACTTCTTGATGAAACTCGAATCGGCCCTCGACACCCCACTGCCCTTCGCTCACTGGGccatcacccctccccttgcGGCCATCAGCGTCCCGCTCATGCTGGAGCGCCAGGAGGCTTTACAGCTGCATACCAACAAgctcggcggtggcagtgacaaGCGCAGCGGAGATGTCACGCAGGCATCTGTGGCCGATGTGGCACAGAAGCTACGCAAGGAAATTCCACCGCAGCTCGCGtttctcctgcagctgctccggcACGCGTGTGAGGTGCCGGAGGACGGCGCCGCAGTAATCGAGTCGAATGGACTAGATGGActgatgctgctgtgcgatATGCTGACGGCCTCCGATGGGCAGCGAGCGCTGTATGTCCAGTGCCTCCTTGTCCTCTGCACGCAGTCCGCTGCCCTGACGCACATGTTCACGCGCAGCGGCCATGTGCTGGCTTGGACGGTCTCCTTCCTCTGGCAGTTGTGCCGCGAGTACGGCAAGTCGACCCCGCATCCGTACAGCGGTCCAACCTTCACGACTGCactcgagctgctgcgcgtgatatgtgccgccaccgtgcAGTCAACAACGTCGTTCGTAGACACGCTTGGCCTCGGTGGCGCAGTAGCAGAGCAACTACCGGAAAGCGTGCGACAGCTTCGTGCGTGGGTGGTCGATGCGCACGTGACGGCTCGCGACGTCCTCGATGTCTTCGATGAAATAATTgcccgctgcagcgacgccgtccacggtcagcacagcagcgccaccaaaGTGGATGACACTAACAGCACCGAAGGGGCTGCAAAGGCCAAAGAAACACGCGCGTCATCACTGGAGCCACCCTCACAGTCGTCGTCTTTGCCGTCCTTTGAAAAGCGTCGTCGTGACGCAGCATCGTGGCGCGGAAAGTGTAATCCCCCGAAGCGGATGCGCGCCGAGAGCACCACCTAA
- a CDS encoding DNA helicase, putative (TriTrypDB/GeneDB-style sysID: LpmP.24.0580), with amino-acid sequence MNCQCDYPARYLISRDGKPCYTCTLGRCRFYALAPVQCEGYTRITLGAPGCPLADTGVVLRFEAAVHPANEDAACFTIRVQGEASRWEALRLDVLQDPQFDGMWYTAGRAFLYPMTQYTHLLAALKARPLPHIAVEEIPNFYFRCVERMRQLPRQYADDVAAGRACLPDTEDCVYKLLRPFQRDGVRFVLERHGRAMIADDMGLGKTVQAIAVAHHYRGEWPVLVVCPMSLMENWAKEFNKFCGIPFARIAILQGAKATATSLQDVVIVSYSSLKCVEHAHFNVVILDESHYIKAGAAKRAQHSLKLCRESRRAILLSGTPAMSRPIELYAQLQAIQPGAVPSRAQFGARYCNSFVGRFGIDLTGHAHADELHSLLRHYLIRRTKRELGRELPSKSRQLLYIYITEKEKKALEKQIIALRHSLSSTSTAAANSAFSLVDNSAGDCAARAPNVFEMKMATARAKIPAVQDYVSGIVEQHLHSGEKLILFAHHQCMMEALRCAVEAVQPLKPIDYIYISGDTPPAQREPAAEHFRTEATCTVAILSMQSSGTGHNFTCASTVVFTELDWNPSTHLQCEDRVHRIGQAQPCRIKYLLAEGTSDSVIWPLLQAKLSVTTAMLETSNTSGTEMHLHDGADKQNVTRRDVVAIKSSSTPSTSQQSTLDQFIQPQPSQATPNREEEVDGVVVSMLTSPRVNVHSQPSTGHAALASPERDAPPLLLTPTCPSQRQQLSSTLMDTPISASRRSASGSGVTVTLTTTTMAPTTPPALIPFSEMGNNFLVTSMPHPSNFSASRRPRLSASSGTGMVHPTQPPVSLSTATPGPTSSSVNAASVLELMRRTSSTKSDAASAAVTPSSWVPSAGVSLAVDLTGTASTQSVVMQSLPSTVSRPAAGAVVPPRRTVFTLTKTSPNDSMNTPVASMVTSSSPATHALPRALPLTLPEAPKTGAVHVPLRPNLHLKRPRTEAQHGRGGGSDIRANTAGGGTQAFATTAVARVETICATGPAATAASIGSATWGPSASLAAAATLAPSPPSTLLPVHTQAMIVHPIMLAASSSSPTPSPVSTTPSPIVSAPRRTLFKLGSNVSGAPSSPPPARPQ; translated from the coding sequence ATGAACTGCCAGTGCGACTACCCCGCGCGCTACCTCATCAGCCGTGATGGCAAGCCGTGCTACACCTGCACTCTcgggcgctgccgcttctaCGCGCTGGCCCCCGTGCAGTGCGAGGGGTACACCCGCATCACGCTTGGTGCTCCGGGATGCCCACTAGCTGACACAGGTGTTGTGCTGCGCTTTGAGGCAGCGGTTCACCCGGCAAACGAGGACGCTGCGTGCTTCACCATCCGCGTTCAGGGCGAGGCGTCAAGGTGGGAAGCGCTTCGCCTTGACGTGCTGCAGGACCCTCAGTTTGACGGCATGTGGTACACAGCCGGGAGGGCTTTTCTGTACCCCATGACGCAGTACactcacctcctcgccgctctcaAGGCCCGGCCACTGCCGCACATTGCAGTCGAAGAGATCCCTAACTTCTACTTTCGCTGTGTGGAGCGAATGCGGCAACTCCCACGGCAGTACGCCGATGACGTGGCTGCTGGCCGCGCCTGTCTCCCCGACACAGAGGACTGTGTGTATAAGCTCTTGAGACCGTTCCAGCGGGATGGTGTACGCTTCGTGCTGGAGCGCCACGGTCGCGCCATGATTGCCGATGACATGGGGCTTGGCAAGACGGTGCAagccatcgccgtcgctcACCACTACAGGGGCGAGTGGCCGGTGCTGGTCGTATGCCCCATGTCACTCATGGAAAACTGGGCGAAGGAGTTCAATAAGTTCTGCGGTATCCCATTTGCACGCATCGCCATCCTGCAAGGTGCCAAGGCAACCGCGACGAGCCTGCAAGACGTCGTGATCGTCTCCTACAGCTCCCTGAAGTGTGTGGAGCACGCCCACTTCAACGTCGTCATCCTTGACGAGTCGCACTACATAAAAGCCGGTGCGGCAAAGCGGGCTCAGCACTCCCTCAAGCTCTGTCGTGAGAGCCGCCGCGCGATCCTCCTTTCAGGCACGCCAGCCATGTCGCGTCCGATTGAGCTgtacgcgcagctgcaggcaaTCCAGCCAGGCGCAGTGCCGAGCAGGGCTCAGTTTGGTGCGCGGTATTGCAACTCCTTTGTGGGTCGATTCGGCATCGATCTGACGGGCCACGCTCACGCTGACGAGCTGCACAGCCTCCTGCGCCACTACCTGATTCGCCGCACAAAGCGCGAGCTTGGCCGCGAGCTGCCCTCTAAGTCGCGCCAGCTTCTCTACATTTACATcacggagaaggaaaagaaggcacTGGAGAAGCAAATCATTGCCTTACGCCATAGCCTTAGCTCGacatcgacagcagcagccaactccgctttttctctcgtgGACAACAGCGCGGGTGACTGCGCTGCGCGGGCACCAAACGTCTTCGAGATGAAGATGGCTACCGCACGTGCCAAGATACCGGCAGTGCAGGATTACGTCAGCGGCATTGTGGAACAGCACCTCCACTCAGGTGAAAAGCTCATCCTGTTCGCGCACCACCAGTGCATGATGGAGGCGCTTCGGTGCGCAgtcgaggcggtgcagccgctCAAGCCCATCGACTACATCTACATCTCCGGCGATACGCCACCGGCACAGCGCGAGCCAGCTGCTGAGCACTTTCGAACAGAGGCAACATGCACAGTAGCCATCTTGTCCATGCAGTCCAGCGGCACTGGCCACAACTTCACGTGTGCGTCCACCGTAGTCTTCACCGAGCTCGATTGGAACCCTAGTACGCACTTGCAGTGCGAGGACCGTGTGCACCGCATCGGCCAGGCGCAGCCGTGCCGCATCAAGTACCTGCTGGCTGAGGGCACCTCTGACAGTGTCATTTGGCCGCTGCTACAGGCGAAACTGAGCGTGACCACAGCCATGCTCGAGACGTCGAACACGAGCGGGACAGAAATGCACCTGCACGACGGCGCGGACAAGCAGAACGTGACTAGGCGCGACGTGGTGGCCATAAAGTCCTCGTCGACCCCATCCACATCGCAGCAGAGCACGCTGGACCAGTTTATACAGCCTCAGCCCTCGCAAGCGACGCCAaacagggaagaggaagtcGATGGGGTTGTGGTATCAATGTTGACGTCGCCGCGGGTCAACGTCCATTCGCAGCCATCGACAGGGCACGCGGCACTCGCATCgccggagagagacgcaccacCGCTCTTGCTCACACCGACATGCCCCTCccagaggcagcagctgtcTTCAACCCTCATGGACACTCCCATCTCCGCCTCACGCAGGagcgcgagcggcagcggcgtcactgTCACACTGACGACCACAACGATGGCACCAACAACCCCACCAGCGCTGATTCCGTTCTCTGAAATGGGCAACAACTTCCTGGTGACCTCTATGCCACACCCAAGCAATTTCTCAGCATCGCGTCGGCCGCGTCTCTCTGCCAGCAGTGGCACCGGCATGGTACACCCGACCCAGCcacccgtctctctctctacagcGACACCTGGCCCCACATCGAGTAGTGTCAACGCCGCATCTGTGCTGGAGCTCATGCGCCGAACGTCGTCCACAAAATCGGATGCCGCATCCGCAGCAGTGACGCCGTCCTCTTGGGTGCCCTCTGCTGGTGTTTCCTTGGCCGTCGACCTAACTGGAACGGCCTCAACACAGTCGGTAGTCATGCAATCATTACCATCGACGGTGTCGCGTCCCGCAGCTGGTGCCGTGGTCCCACCACGTCGCACCGTCTTCACCCTTACCAAAACGAGTCCTAACGATTCTATGAATACACCCGTTGCGTCGATGGTaacgagcagcagcccagCCACCCACGCGCTTCCACGTGCGCTACCGCTGACGTTGCCAGAGGCACCGAAGACCGGCGCTGTTCACGTACCGCTGCGGCCCAATCTACATCTGAAGCGGCCACGCACCGAGGCTCAGCACGgtagaggcggcggcagtgacaTACGTGCCAACACTGCCGGTGGTGGTACACAGGCGTTTGCGACCACGGCCGTTGCACGAGTAGAGACGATCTGTGCAACAGggccagcagcaacggctGCTTCGATTGGGTCGGCAACGTGGGGTCCTTCGGCGTCACtagccgccgctgcaactcttgccccttctcctccctcgaCCTTGCTGCCTGTGCATACACAGGCAATGATTGTGCACCCTATTATGCTAgctgcgtcgtcgtcgtcgcccacTCCGTCGCCGGTCTCTACGACACCCTCTCCTATCGTCTCTGCACCGCGGCGGACACTTTTTAAGCTCGGGAGTAACGTATCAGgcgccccctcttctcccccgcCTGCAAGGCCGCAGTGA
- a CDS encoding ubiquitin hydrolase, putative (TriTrypDB/GeneDB-style sysID: LpmP.24.0590): MDVANNRSLGFVGKEILFRKIEFERYRKPHVVEYPRSATVLNPQHTRQLRESMSTQRHDGKLDNADTDDGDEGAAPRGGLDSDDDDDPRRIDKAAQLCSDAQLRSSLYLRWQNITPVGLGLMNLGNTCFANSVLQALAHIPALAQYFMNTFRSADNQLGAPFDFGFAIAETFRKMHHAPQQGRTGGSGGGAYRPGQIIGNLRLLSKHFAIGRQSDAHEFAVQLLFSCQKSLLHRLVGSKKVQPQVAHTTALHRICGGYLLSQVTWSRQEEIQQLLRVGRQQEAMDLKMEAKQAERKRAKRVSQHELDAQTLCSNTYDPFTILSVELAGHTLEHCLSKFCAVEALDGRSYRSPRQVGVRAHKKFSIHVPPPVLAIHVKRFGPTGNKISKHVQFPLELDITRYCTLPPSSSSSSPLPDHLQSQDGMSSPATAKRPDCQYELNAVCVHEGRSIDYGHYYTLAKASNGMWYEFNDSHVSRLSEDQLQRAQVYMLFYSRKPTASAEKQQQHSTNGSAHAFASSTASVKLSVGTAVKEDRAIGRELSESEVQVLLKKRCAVQRQTSDLNGSSSSSSVSAAPPQRLSDASGDGDEEGYTAEGSSLPSSTTVRVQTSKRVREELSTDSDSDGVDEKKGSAYARRLWTQHNGCAAQDSHSEANVVPWSSQRGDKDDAAADGETLLKSATASLYGGLVKSLRRAPRDGGAFSDTTTLPQQRQRLNFRVGRHAVQALHQRKALNTPETVRRPASAPKFQQRIRDPMWEMEMDRGKVKKVKSKEKAPDPFEGVNPFQEVSHGMFDIRGRRRRE; encoded by the coding sequence aTGGACGTCGCCAATAATCGCTCGCTCGGGTTCGTGGGTAAGGAGATCTTGTTCCGCAAGATTGAGTTTGAGCGCTACCGGAAGCCGCATGTTGTTGAGTAcccccgcagcgccaccgttcTCAACCCGCAGCACACACGTCAGCTCCGCGAGTCGATGAgcacgcagcggcacgaTGGCAAGCTCGACAACGCCGACAcagacgacggcgacgaggggGCGGCGCCCCGCGGAGGCTtggacagcgacgacgacgacgacccgCGGCGCATCGATAAGGCAGCACAGCTGTGCTCCGACGCGCAGCTTCGCAGCAGCCTATACCTACGCTGGCAGAACATCACGCCTGTTGGGCTAGGGCTCATGAACCTTGGCAACACGTGCTTCGCGAACAGCGTGCTGCAAGCACTTGCCCACATTCCGGCACTGGCACAGTACTTCATGAACACGTTCCGCTCAGCAGACAACCAGCTTGGCGCCCCCTTCGACTTCGGCTTCGCCATTGCCGAGACGTTTCGCAAGATGCATCATGCGCCACAGCAGGGCCgcaccggtggcagcggcggaggtgcgTACCGACCTGGGCAAATCATAGGTAACCTCCGCCTGCTATCAAAGCACTTCGCCATTGGGCGGCAGAGCGACGCGCATGAGTTTGCCGtgcagcttctcttttcgtgtcagaagtcgctgctgcaccgccttgtCGGCTCCAAGAAAGTGCAGCCACAGGTGGCACACACCACCGCACTCCACCGCATCTGTGGTGGCTATCTGCTCTCACAGGTAACGTGGTCGCGCCAGGAAGAgatccagcagctgctgcgcgtcggCAGGCAGCAAGAGGCGATGGACCTCAAGATGGAGGCAAAGCAagcagagaggaagcggGCGAAACGTGTCTCGCAGCACGAGCTCGATGCGCAAACCCTGTGCTCCAACACCTACGACCCCTTCACGATCCTCTCGGTGGAATTGGCGGGGCACACACTGGAGCACTGCCTGAGCAAGTTCTGCGCAGTCGAGGCGCTCGATGGCCGCTCCTACAGGTCCCCACGTCAGGTTGGCGTGCGGGCACACAAAAAGTTTAGCATCCACGTTCCGCCGCCAGTGCTCGCCATCCACGTGAAGCGCTTTGGTCCTACGGGCAACAAGATAAGCAAACACGTGCAGTTCCCACTGGAGTTGGACATTACTCGCTACTGCACCctaccgccgtcgtcgtcgtcgtcgtcaccgctgccagATCACCTGCAGTCGCAGGATGGCATGTCCTCCCCAGCAACGGCAAAGAGACCTGATTGTCAGTACGAGCTCAACGCCGTATGCGTTCATGAAGGACGCTCCATTGACTACGGCCACTACTACACCTTGGCCAAGGCCTCGAATGGCATGTGGTACGAGTTCAACGATAGCCACGTCAGTCGTCTTTCGGAGGACCAGCTCCAGCGGGCACAAGTGTACATGCTCTTCTACTCCCGCAaacccaccgcctccgctgagaaacagcagcagcatagcaccaacggcagcgcacacgccttCGCGTCTTCCACCGCATCCGTCAAGCTCAGCGTGGGGACAGCGGTGAAAGAGGACCGTGCCATTGGGCGAGAGCTGAGCGAGTcggaggtgcaggtgctgctgaagaagcgcTGCGCTGTGCAACGACAGACGAGCGACTTAAAcggcagctcctcctcctcctcggtgtctgcagcgccgccgcaacgcCTGTCCGACGCTTCTGGCGATGGCGATGAAGAAGGCTACACGGCCGAGGGCTCGTCTTTGCCGTCGAGCACGACTGTCCGCGTGCAGACATCCAAGCGCGTTCGAGAGGAGCTTTCAACGGACTCGGATAGCGACGGCGTCGACGAAAAGAAGGGCAGCGCATACGCACGCCGGCTGTGGACACAGCACAACgggtgcgcagcgcaggaCAGCCACAGCGAGGCAAACGTGGTACCATGGTCCTCACAACGAGGTGACAAGgacgatgcagcggcggACGGGGAGACGCTGCTCAAGTCAGCCACAGCGTCCCTCTATGGTGGCCTCGTTAAGTCGCTGAGGCGCGCACCGAGAGACGGCGGTGCGTTCTCCGACACAACAACActaccgcagcagcggcagcgcctcaaCTTTCGGGTTGGCCGGCACGCCGTACAAGCACTGCATCAGCGCAAGGCGCTCAACACCCCTGAGACGGTGCGGCGACCGGCATCGGCACCCAAGttccagcagcgcatccgtGATCCCATGTGGGAAATGGAGATGGACCGCGGTAAGGTGAAGAAGGTTAAGTCGAAGGAGAAGGCACCGGATCCGTTTGAAGGTGTCAACCCCTTTCAGGAGGTGTCGCACGGCATGTTCGACATtcgtgggcggcggcggcgcgagTAG